GCattgtaatatattttttttttggttaatgcATCCACATTTTTAATCAAAGAAAGAGAACACCTCTAGAAAATCATTAACTTGACAATCACATGAACACATTAAGACAACTGTGATTTGTGATTATTGCTTCACATTAATTGTTCTTAGCACAATCAGCTTGCTCAAAAGAAACAACTTGCTTATCAAGATCAAATCCAATTCTAAAATTGTTCTGAGCAAAGTTCCCAAATACACCAATATCAGCACCAGTAGGTGTAGGAGCCATAGCAAAGCAGAAAACATCTTCCTTGGGAGGAATGAATGTGCTACTCGGCACTAGAGGAATTGCAGCACCATTTTCAAAATGCACCAATAAAATAGGAATTGCATCAAGAATCTTGTTGCTCTTATAACAAAGTTGCGTTCCCAAATCAGGATCTTGATACGGTTCCATCTTAATAGCATCCTTTACTTCCTGCTCCATTCTGTTGTAAAAATCATTAGGTAAAAGAATTGGGGGTACACCTGAATCTATGAACATATTCCCTTCCAAAACAGATGAAGAACTTTTGTTACTGTATGGTATGAATTTGTTCCCTACACTTATTCCTGTTACTGTGATGAAATAGGGTGTCTTGTCTTCTTTTTGCACCAAAGGTATTGAAATCACACCTTTACCTGTAACTTCACTGCCACTCCCAAAATACATCTTGCTTACAATTGTAGGATCAGTATGAAATGGTACTAAACAATAAGAAAACTTTCTGTTTCCTAATGAAGAACCAATTTGAGATACTAATGATAATTTCCTACCTCCTAATCCAACTAATCCCATTTCATTCTCATTAAATCCACTTGTGTTATTATGTCCACATCCAAAGACTATATTCTGGAAAGAAACACCTCCATTAAAAGTAAAAGTCTCCTTAGCAAGGACACCTTGGGTTAAATCATTGCTTCCATAGCCATATGTGTAGCTGCAAAGAGATTGAGCTGAGCAAGAGACTGTGCCAAGTAGATCATGACAATTAGGGGAATCATTACAAGTGATATCTGTGTATGTAGAGGATGATTTAGGGTTATAAATGGGGTTTTTTTGGTTATAACATTGTTCACAGGGTTGGCATTGTGTCCATACAAGGTCACTTCCTGTGTCAACAATGCCATAGATATCCATTGGAGGGTTGCCTATTGAGAATTTCATTATATGCTCTCCATTATCAGCTAACACATCTGATTGAGGATTGTTTCCATTGCTGTTTAGACGATTTATCCGAGATCTTGCACGTTCAAATCCATTCTTGAAATGGGTTAATGGAGTTTCTTGATGAGGAGTATTGTATAGTGGAGATAAGGGAGAGTTTCTATGGATTAGATCAACACTAAATCCATCAGTTTTAGCTGCTAAATGGGGGAGATTAGCAAGATAAATTGAGATTAGGGTTACAAGAAAGGTTGAAATTGAGGGAACAAATTCCATGATATTCATCAAGGAATGGGTGGAGGGAGATAAAGAGTTGTTTGTTGTGCTAGCATTATAAATATTACAGTGTAAGATTTTAtaaatagaaagaaagaaaattttaAGATTTGATTTCCATTTTAAGCCTAATTAtggatttttttctttaattgaaTATGGTAAGGTGAATCACAAGAGAAACATATATATGGTAAGGTGAATCACAATCAGGAAAAATatatgggtcaaatacatgaatatcataattaagtacaaaattacaactaagtaatatcaccaaacttaattcttaatatgtcattattctctgtatattatgattttaaaccataatttaaaaattctagactccaattcataaaccataagccatagaaaatatattccagacttctaatttataaattctaatccttaaaatatattaagtactgattttactaatttgatataatccaaaattatgacttaacatagttgtaaatagtttttaaaagttgaatttatgtgtaatttttccaaaaattaTATTTGTCAATATTCACAATTATCCTTGCATtgtatttttccttttacttttatTATTCATTGTCTAGTAGAGGtggcactacaaaaaaaaaaaaacatattacgATCTTAAATTTTAAGGTTTAAGGATACTTTTTGGTGTTCCTAAATGCTTATCCACGCTTTTCAAAATGGCGTTATAAACATCATTAAATCACGCTT
The sequence above is drawn from the Euphorbia lathyris chromosome 6, ddEupLath1.1, whole genome shotgun sequence genome and encodes:
- the LOC136234188 gene encoding aspartic proteinase CDR1-like, whose product is MNIMEFVPSISTFLVTLISIYLANLPHLAAKTDGFSVDLIHRNSPLSPLYNTPHQETPLTHFKNGFERARSRINRLNSNGNNPQSDVLADNGEHIMKFSIGNPPMDIYGIVDTGSDLVWTQCQPCEQCYNQKNPIYNPKSSSTYTDITCNDSPNCHDLLGTVSCSAQSLCSYTYGYGSNDLTQGVLAKETFTFNGGVSFQNIVFGCGHNNTSGFNENEMGLVGLGGRKLSLVSQIGSSLGNRKFSYCLVPFHTDPTIVSKMYFGSGSEVTGKGVISIPLVQKEDKTPYFITVTGISVGNKFIPYSNKSSSSVLEGNMFIDSGVPPILLPNDFYNRMEQEVKDAIKMEPYQDPDLGTQLCYKSNKILDAIPILLVHFENGAAIPLVPSSTFIPPKEDVFCFAMAPTPTGADIGVFGNFAQNNFRIGFDLDKQVVSFEQADCAKNN